Below is a window of Xyrauchen texanus isolate HMW12.3.18 chromosome 1, RBS_HiC_50CHRs, whole genome shotgun sequence DNA.
catttagcagacgcttttatccaaagcgacttacagtgcacttattacagggacaatccccccggagcaacctggagttaagtgtcttgctcaaggacacaatggtggtggctgtggggatctaaccagcaaccttctgattaacagttatgtgctttagcccactacgccaccaccacttcagatatatttaccattacattacattcatgcctactattaaaaaaagaaagaatcatagacctttgaaaattctgacttataatttttttctgactTATAAAAGTGTGatctaatatttctgtgtattttcatatatgcagcctactctgtcattataaatatctcattattttacatcgcAAACTATTATGACATCATCaagttttacaatttcccttttttaatgtcaatatagtgtttgttgcataaaataatacgataacttatttattttattttattcatattgtatttaatGTGCGaaattgaactgtgatacatttcaatcctTATTTATAGatcaaggagaggaagttgtcatggccaaacccTCAAATATTTGGtttctctgaaaagcccagggagtcctctgataataccccaagatttattATTGTAGCATATCAgctaagaaaaaaattaataacaaaTATCTTATACAAAAATTAATTACTGGTCCTTAGGAGGATATTGACCTTTAATATGATAcatcataaaaaaagaaataaaaaaaaatatttatttttatggtttGTCTAATTTGCCCctacatttaaaattttgggggcattttttgtcttttttttttttttggcctgggCCAATATTAATTTCAGACCCTGAAATAGATCCATATGTCTTATAAATACATCAATCAAATGTGTCTCTTATTTCGTACTATTGtatgatttattcattttttaagcaaagatttcatttttaatttaaaatgatttgtatttttagaAAGTATTTTAAGTTCATTTCTTTCACTGACCATATTCTACTGTCTGTGCATtatgtattgatataaatgatatcAAACCCCACTAGTACAGCACATAAAACAGATCTCTGTAGAGCCGGTGTAGCCTTTTAACTCTAATAGAGCTGTTGTTAATGGTGTATAAGAGCACAGCTGCATGCTTGCCAGGCTTCTGTTTGTTCCACTCTGGCTTCAGAAGGGCATTAGAGGTGAAATGCCGGCCATTTAGCCTCATTTAGCCCGGGTTCAGACTGGTGGGCGGAGCACCACTAATGACTGCAAGTGAAATAGGATGGGGCCTCCGCTAATGTGCTCCTCTGAACTCCACCGACATTTTTCAAAGGAACAGTCATGAATTCAGCTCTCACACGCTGATGTCCACACTGGTGTTAGGGATGGTGGAAAAAAGACAAGAgggtttgtgtattttttttattttgatagtcCAGGGAATGATTGCATTTGCTGTGTTTGGCAATAAGTGAGGCTGGAACGTTTCTGCATAGATTCTGGAGACGTTGACTTGTTTAAAATGTTCCAAAAACAGCATTATCTCATGTgcttattatttatttcacattttacgTGTGATGTAAATGATTACTTCCCCATTTGGGAAACCCTGGGCTTATCATCGCGCTGTCTATTTGAACATTCAGTAATTCTACAAAAACATAACATCCTGGAGCTGCATCAGAAACACATTTGTTAGCCAATTTATTATGACTAGACTGACAATGTACACTGACTGAAGGCATATCAAGGATACCCAACATTATTCTGCCTCTCATGCACCACTAAGGGCATGTAATTGCAGTTCCATATTGATTTTCCCTGCTATTACAGTAGTGCAAATTACTGAAATGTCCTGCTCTTACCTGAACAATATACTGTTGTGAAAGCTCTGAACCACTGCCAAGCCTTTTCATTTACTTCAGCTGTTTTCACACAATCACTATGCATTTCCTGAGTCAGAGGCGGCTCACACTACTGCAAAGTCAAATTGAGGACATCATCAAACAATTTTCCTCCCAGAACCGACTCTCCTTACAGCTATTATCTGCTTTAATCATGAATCGAACGGAAAAATAGGAGTGCTGCTTTGAGAGTGCTGgccttaaaaaaaactatttttgaacTATTGAATTGGGAGTTGAGGCATCTGTGAAATACTGGGAATAAGAGGGGTGGAGAAGGAGCTAGATACAGAGAGCTCACGAATTGAATCACAACTGAAGTTTGAACTCTACAGTAGAAATGTGCCATTGAGCCTTTGGAGAGGTGTTCTCGTATTATAATTAGCATCCTCTTGATATTCTACAGGTATGCTGGTGGTCAATGTTACTTGGCGGAACAAGACATACGTCGGAACACTTTTGGATTGTACCCGCCATGACTGGGCTCCTCCAAGGTATACAAAGTGTGTTTTAACATTTCAAATCTATATGACTGAAGTACTTTCTTGTTGCAACCCCACTTTGCATCACTTTTCAATTGAAGAAAAATGTTGAGGAATACATGGCCAAAGTTGCCATAGCAGTTATTAAACATATGAATCGAAAAGTTCagtaataattaattttaaaataattcaacTTGATGTTTGCACTTACATGCAAACATAAACCGAACACAACAAGAGGGTCTGTAGAATCAAGACCtatttttaagacattttgcTATTGTCGTGAATTTGTTGTGCTGTCTTTCTGCATCTTCAAAACTGGGCACTTCACTCTGCATCACcggtaaaatatttattttaagtgtGTAATATACGTATGCATCCATTATGTTTGTATGTACCGAGCAGATCAGAAATGCCGGCTTTGGTCTTCAGGCACAGGCACAGCTAATGCTAAACACTTTCTATTACAAATAGTATTCTTCCCCAGTATCTTATTCTGCAGTCTCTGCCTGACTGTCACCCCCTTCCTATACCACGCATCAGTTCCCCTTTCTCCCTCTGGACTAACAGTAAGTCAGGTGCATCACTCTTTATCAAATCATAACCCTCAGGGATGAGACACACTTTAAAGATTAACACATTACCCAGCCTATTAAGTGATCTCTGAATGGATGCAAGAATATAAACAGTGTTCCAATACTTTTTTCCTTCCCctctaaacatttaaatgtactatCATTAATCAATTTATTATCGCAAGAGCAATCGCAGTATTTTTGGAAATCCATTTGACCatcattatgtatttatttctggCCCAAAAACAGTAAATAGGCCAGCTCTAGTATTCTTTATTCTctgagtttatttattttgtacatgAATCTAATCTAAATTGAATCTAAGATGTAATTTATCTTATAGTTATTTTATGCTTAAACCTTTGTACTTAAAGTCAACTTATATATTAAAGTTGGGCAGATCTGAATGAACTCTTTTACTGATATCAATAGCATGTTTTGTATAAAGCATGTATTTGTGTTCCGATaaatcttttttaaaatattatgccAAGTTCCTATATCACTTTTTAGCTATATTTAAACTCATTTATATTTGTAGTCTCTCGTTATCCTTTATTTTAGCATAATACCAAATGATAATTACTTTTGTTATAAGTTTAATGTCATTAAAATGAGGCTTGTACATCTCATATTTGATAGAAGATCCaataaattatctttttaatgttctttttaaaggtTCTGCGAGTCTCCCACAAGTGACCTGGAGATGAGAAATGGGCGCGGCCGTGGTAAGAGAATGCGACCCAACAGCAACACCCCAATTAATGAGAACAGCAACAACTCATCGGATAACAAGGGCAGCAACAGCAGTAAGACCAGAACAAGTTCCAATACCAAGGGTCGCCGTGGCAGCCAGAACTCGTCTGAGCGCAGGACACCGCCCAATAGTAACACGGATGACATAAAAGCCAGCCCCTCCTCAGCTGGCAAGCGCAAGAACAAGCCTGCATCAGACATGGAGCCCAACTCAAGCTCTGAGGACTCGAAAGGCACCAAGCGCATGCGTACAAATTCAAATAGTGGAATGATGCCAACGCTTCCAATTCCCATCATCAAACCAGAGTCACTTCCTCCTCCTCTAGACCGAAGCTGTTCCTCACCTGTATTGATTGACTGCCCACATCCCAACTGCAACAAAAAGTACAAGCACATAAATGGCCTAAAGTACCATCAAGCTCGTGCTcataatgatgatgatattaaGTTGGAAATGGATGGGGACAGCGAATATGGTGAAGAATCTTCTCTTCACCCAGAGCCCAGAAATTGTAACGGAGCTTCAATTACACAAAAAAGCTCTCTTTCACCAGCACGCTCTTCTACACCTAAAGGGAGAGGGTTTGATGCTCAAAGTCCATCACCCTCTCCTGGAAAGTTTGGCTCCAAGTCAAAGAAGAAGAATGGTGATGCTGAAGCAGAAATTTGTGGCACTCTAATGGAGGGTTGTGAGGATGGGCCTTGCCTTACTGCCGATGAGACTAGCAATGACGGCATGGAGGACAGGAAGTCCAAAAAGCCAAGCAGCGGTGCCAAGTCTGACAAGCTTTCCCAGAAGAACAAGTCCTCCAGGCCCATGGCACCATCCCTGCCCTCTCAGCAGGTGTACTCTCTGCAGTCGACATCATTCAGTAGTGGAAGCCCCAACCATCCTCCAGGGATGGGCAACATGTTGCAAGGCGTTCCCAGGAGTCCCCAGCTGAAGGGTATTCAGTCAAAACTGGGTGTACCTGGGGACTCCTCACCAATTAATCCAGCTTTGAGCAACTCCAaggacaaaaagaaaaaggacaagaaaaagaaagatattggCAAGGATGCAGACAGCCCCAAGCTTCCAGGGAAAGGTGGAAAGGTTGAAGATGGAAAAAGCCCATATTCTGAGTCTTCCGACCCAGGAAGCAGGAGCGAGGGTCATCTAAATGGCTCCTCGGACCCTCATCAAAGTCGCCTAGCCAGCATGAAGGCTGAGGCAGATAAGATATACAGTTTCACGGATAATGCTCCCAGTCCATCCATCGGGGTGGCCAGTCGGGTGGATGGCAGCGGGCAGCCCCTCACTCCTCTCCATGTAGTCACCCAGAACGGGGCTGATAGCTCTTCGGTAAAGACGAACAGTCCTGCATACTCTGACATATCTGATGCTGGAGAGGATGGTGAAGGCAAAGTGGAAGGGGTCAAAAGCAAGGCAGAAGATAAGTCGATTAGGGATGGCGCAAAGAAGGCACTCTTTCCTGCACAGGCATCAAGTAAAGAGTCCTCGTATTATGCTAGCTATGACAATTACTATTCTCCCAGTTACGCCAACTCAAGCCCTGGTGGTACCACTGCTGGTGCACCAGTGCCGGACAGCCAAGCTGTGAAACTGAAAAAGGAGGATGAGCAAGAGTCAGTAGAAGAAAAGGCAAAGGTAGAGGCACCAGATGAGCGCAAACCTGAGGTCGCTTCAAGTCAGCCACACCTACAACAACAAGCCTCGGTCATCCAGCAGCGCTCCAATATGTACATGCAGCCACTCTACTACAACCAATACTACGTCCCCCCTTACGGATACCCAGACCAGGTTTATCACAACCATCTCATGAACACTAATCCAACCTACAGGCAACAGTACGAGGAGAGGCAGAGACTTATGACTGAGCAGCACAGATCTGCTGAAAAGAAGCCTGATTTAGGTGTGAAGGACAGGGAAGCCTCCATGAAGGAGGACTGGAAACAGAAGGGCCCTGTTCCTCCAAGCCTTACAAAAGCCCCCAGCCTTTCAGATCTGGGAAAGCCACAGAATCCTGGCAAGCAGAGAGACTCTTCCTCTGAACCTGTCAAGTCAGTCATCATCCCTAAAGGGGAGGAGGCCAAGCTGCAGCCCCAACAAGCTGAGGGGCTTAAAATGAAGCTCAGTGAAGCTGGCCATCATGGAAAGAATGACTCAAAGGCAAGCGTAGAGTCTGCCAGGCTGGGAATGGAGCAGGCCATGTGGTACagacaggtgaggcaattgtatGTGTCTTAAAATGAATGACTGTTTGTTTGGCAAAGTTAAAATGTTCTCTATGGAAACTTTGTTGGTTGGGGGTAGAATGATGCTATGTTCAGATATGAGTGCCCCAAATATCAGCATCTGGTCAAGCCACTCAAGAAACATAGATACCTATTTTAAGTGGACTGCGCCAAATACAAGTGTCGTCAGGGACCGAAATTATCACATTTCTCAAGCCAAGTTTGAAAGTAGGTAGAAATGCAATGACCACATTTTATTTGTGGTTTTGACTCCTGGACAACTCTAGCTGGTTGGGGAACACTGACCTAGTGTACAGCTAGTTGTAAATTACTAGAGTAGCAGGTTTATCAATATCCTTTCAAAGTAATAGGTGAATGTACTGAATGTTTTTGAATGTCAGAAATAACGTTTCGGAAACCCTTTATAATTTCTTCTTGAGGGTGGACTAACTTAATACTTTTCAGAACTATAACTCATAGCCTCATCTTCCTGTCTGTGGCCACCAGTACCCTGAGAGTCAGAGACCACCAGATGAGGAACGAGACCGCGAGCGGGACAGAAAAGGCAGAGATGAGAGGCCCAGACTGAAGGACAACAGCTCCAAAGATGAGAATAAAGACGGAACTGATGCTTTATGTCCTCCCATCGCAGAGGACCAGCGAAGTGGAGGGAAAGATCCTCGGCCTAATGCCCACATGCCTTTCAGCTCTCCCTTGGCACAGCACCAGCCCTACCTGCATTATATGCATGGATATCCTTTTGGGCAAGGCTATGACCCCGGCCACCCTGGATACAGGGGCATGTCCTCAGTGATGATGCCCAACTACCCAGGTGAGATTAATGATTTCATCTGAATAGGTCACCTTCGTATCGTGTTATAGCATATCTATCCTAAAAAGCAACCTATGTTACCTAATGGGCCATTCACACCAAAAGGCATTTTTATGACCGTCTGTTATTCAATTGTTTTCCTTGGTAAACATGCACTAGAGATACCTCTTTGACTGCATTTTTTAGATGCCATATCAAGTGAACTTTAGCtgttaaaaatgcatctcgaaaCGTTGGTTCTGGTTCTAGAAACATTTCAACAGATTGACTGACTTGCTCAGCAAGTTTCTCTTCAAAGTGATGCTCTGCTATGACAGTGGCTGACCTGGAAGAGAAAACTGACCATATTAGAATGCAcactatagcaccccttgtggcaacactgagaatgcatCCCCTTCTTGCATTGCATTATGATGTTCTGATGCTTTTTAGAAATGCAACAACCCATGAAAGCAAGTTTGAATAGCTTCACATACATGCTTAGAGTATATTTCAGGTTATAAAGTACTCCCATAAATTAGAAACAAGGTTGAAATCCATCTGTATGGTCTCCTCCTTACCTTCAGGGTCCTATCTACCAGCCGGATATCCTTTTTCTCCATACGGCAGTAAAATGGGCAGCGGAGAGGAAGGAGAAAAATCACGCTCCAGCCCCACAGTCAGCAGCAAGTCAGCTTCAGAGTCCAAAGCCTTGGATATACTGCACCAACACGCAAACCAGTACAAGAGCAAATCGCCCACCGTCGCCGACAAGCCTTCCCATGAAAGGGAGCGGGGAGCTGGGGACCGAGAccgggagagagaaagagagagggagagagaattagATAGACCACGCTTATCTCCCTCCCAACGTATGATGCCACCCCATCACCTAGGATATCCTATTGTAGCCGGACAGTACGATCTGTCATATGCCACAGGTCAGCAGTCTAAGGCTCCTACACATAAACTTGTTTgttatgggtgaatctcatgaaacctcaTTGATGGTACTTTTATATACTATGATACTAAAATTCCATGTACCATGGTGTTTTTTGTACTGTGATGATACTTTTTTGGTAAGTGTCACATGGTATTTATATGTTACTTATTTTACATTGTACATGAAATACCATAGTATTTTGGTACTACACGTATATGGTAGTACCATTTTAGTTTCTTGTAAGTGCTGTCTTTTGCGtgccatatttcaccccaaaagcacaaataaagataaattatattttgcataaaaaaaaattaagcaattttaGGACTTTTCCGGTGTTTTGCATTGTCACgttatttttgtcataattaaCCACAATTTCCCACCCAATTCTCATTATCGTAATGTAAAAACAACTGTAATGGATTATTGTcattactgtattaaaataaagagaatgagatataattatttatttattttgaaatacagTGGGGAAATATGACCATTCGTATGATGTTGAACAAACATtcagatagtcctgcccctaactcacgccattggtcaaGTCAATATTGTCTTTGAGATGGATCACTcaaagaaaatgggaatttttatagtgccacagagatagTATTACAGTACAGTGCAAACAACCTTAATGGTctcaaaaataggcttcatttttttCATGCAAAATGCACCCTTGCATTTCAAATGCCTCATCTGATGTGTTTCGGGGAAAACATTGCTGCAACAAAACTCTGCCAGCTTCATTGCACAACAAAACTCTTGAAATAAACAAGGTCTTTACTGGACGTTCCTTAATTGCAGGCCTTTCGTCGTCAGCAATTGTTGCCAGTCAGCAAGCCTCGGCCCCCTCCCTGTACCCACCAGCACGGAGGTGAGAATGGTAAGACAAAACACATAGAAATTCTGTGGGAGCGTTGGATTGTGGGCGAACATAGCGAGTGATGACAGTTTGGTTTCAATGATGACAGCAGTAGGTGAATGTGTTTGGCCATTTCTACTTGGAAATCATCTGTGATTCTATGTAGAAGCTTGTTTTTGATAGCTGTGCTTACAGTTCCTCTAGCTCAGAGGCACTTCACTTCAAAAGCTCTCAGAGAGACATTGAGGGCTCAGCAGACCTCCATCTGTTGCACAGCATTATGATTATTTAACAGCTTCTGAATTGAGCCTGGTGTTTTCAGAACAGACACAGCCCCTTTCTAACAAATTACACCTTGTACTGACCTCTGGTGGAGAAATCTATAAGTACACCAGAAGAGACAATTGAAATCTGGATTTAGAGTTAtaaagtctgtctgtctgtctatctatctgtctaactGTATCTGTCTTTATGTCTGTTTTATCGTCCTGCTTGTCTAtctgttgttctgtctgtctgacagtcttttctatctatcgttctgtcattctatctatctatcattctgtcattctattgttctatcattctgtctgtcggtctgtctctccatctctgtctctttcattatttatgtctgtctgtcttttctatgtatcactctttcttttctttctatctgtctgtgtctttTCTATGTATCACTCTTTGtaatctgtctgtttgtcatttttatcaATACCTCTTTAATATCcatcactcttttctatctatctatcgttttgtctgtctatctatctttctgtcatctatctatccatccatctatctatttatcgttctgtctatctattgttccgtctatctatctatctatccatctatatatCATTCCATCTATCTATCGTTCCAATTATCTATCGTTCCATTTATCTATCATTCCATCTATCGTTCTTTCGTTCCATCTATCTATcgttctatctatccatctatatatCGTTCCATCAATCTATCTATCGTTCTATCTATTGTTCTATTTATCGTTCCATCTATCTATTGTTCCATCTATCTATCGTTCCATCTATCGTTCCATCTATCTAGcgttccatctatctatctatcgttctatctatcgttccatctatctatctatccatctatatatCGTTCCATCAATCTATATatcgttctatctatctatctatcgttccaATTATCTATCATTCCATTTATCTATCGTtccatctatcattctatctatctatcaatctatctattgttctgtctatctatcgttccatctatctatctatctatctatcattctatagttttgtctgtctatctaatatacagtaaatggttTTTTATTATGTGCATATGACTAATTTATGGAAAATACTAATTAAACATTTGTATTCTAAGCAGttctgttttttcttgtttttttaggGAAACCTGATTGTCTCACCCTTCTTTACAAATAAACATGTGACTGGATCACATGGGGAAGAATATGGAGTTCATTTAGACATCAGTTGACTGGtgtttctatatttttatttttcctgccGGAATGTGTGGCAGATGGATGTTTTTCCTAGCATCTGTACCTCATACCCCCACTGCAGACTGTGAGACCAGGTTCAAAGCCATCCTACCCCTGCTTAAAGCCCAGCTGGCCACTTAACTATACCTGTGAACAGGTGAGGAACTTCAGAGACTGAACTGATGAACAGCCTGAAGTCATAGTCCTTACCAATGCAGGCCATGGCCAGATATGAGGACTCGAGGGGAATCAAGAACTCAAATAACTGAAAATAGAGACGACTAAGGTTGATTccctttttattttagtttgcaTCCTCACTGAAAAAAGTCAATCTGTTTGACCCACGGATTTTGAGTTGTTTTCCTCTAGATACCACAAGTGAAAACTGCAGATAATTTCTAGCATTGTCTCATAAATCTGTTTTTCTATCAATGGATCCTGAACGGGTCTAATTGCCACAAGCCTCAAGACTGCTCTTGTACATCATCAGCATGGTTTGgtgcaaagaaaaatacaaaatccatgtt
It encodes the following:
- the LOC127650112 gene encoding zinc finger protein 609-like isoform X2 yields the protein MSLSGGTAGGKGVDSNAVDTYDSGDEWDIGVGNLIIDLDADLEKDKLEMSGTKDGGGMAAPPSAVAALPDNIKFVSPVSAPQGKESKSKSKRNKNSKDNSKSPASDGAKKEHQGRTQGEVTGATGSGNSTPGKGNEKGAKSSRGVPNSKKEKDVSSGKSKKDKSESGPVAVIAIEKEIVANAQAFGSARNTAFDNTQNADSVTEQLGNNALESVGIVSPLAIKSEPEELDGGECRALKKVKNEKMESPVSTPAPPPLHLLGNSDIASPCEQLMVRTRSVAVNTTDVALSTEPECLGPCEPGTSVNLEGIVWQETEDGMLVVNVTWRNKTYVGTLLDCTRHDWAPPRFCESPTSDLEMRNGRGRGKRMRPNSNTPINENSNNSSDNKGSNSSKTRTSSNTKGRRGSQNSSERRTPPNSNTDDIKASPSSAGKRKNKPASDMEPNSSSEDSKGTKRMRTNSNSGMMPTLPIPIIKPESLPPPLDRSCSSPVLIDCPHPNCNKKYKHINGLKYHQARAHNDDDIKLEMDGDSEYGEESSLHPEPRNCNGASITQKSSLSPARSSTPKGRGFDAQSPSPSPGKFGSKSKKKNGDAEAEICGTLMEGCEDGPCLTADETSNDGMEDRKSKKPSSGAKSDKLSQKNKSSRPMAPSLPSQQVYSLQSTSFSSGSPNHPPGMGNMLQGVPRSPQLKGIQSKLGVPGDSSPINPALSNSKDKKKKDKKKKDIGKDADSPKLPGKGGKVEDGKSPYSESSDPGSRSEGHLNGSSDPHQSRLASMKAEADKIYSFTDNAPSPSIGVASRVDGSGQPLTPLHVVTQNGADSSSVKTNSPAYSDISDAGEDGEGKVEGVKSKAEDKSIRDGAKKALFPAQASSKESSYYASYDNYYSPSYANSSPGGTTAGAPVPDSQAVKLKKEDEQESVEEKAKVEAPDERKPEVASSQPHLQQQASVIQQRSNMYMQPLYYNQYYVPPYGYPDQVYHNHLMNTNPTYRQQYEERQRLMTEQHRSAEKKPDLGVKDREASMKEDWKQKGPVPPSLTKAPSLSDLGKPQNPGKQRDSSSEPVKSVIIPKGEEAKLQPQQAEGLKMKLSEAGHHGKNDSKASVESARLGMEQAMWYRQYPESQRPPDEERDRERDRKGRDERPRLKDNSSKDENKDGTDALCPPIAEDQRSGGKDPRPNAHMPFSSPLAQHQPYLHYMHGYPFGQGYDPGHPGYRGMSSVMMPNYPGSYLPAGYPFSPYGSKMGSGEEGEKSRSSPTVSSKSASESKALDILHQHANQYKSKSPTVADKPSHERERGAGDRDRERERERERELDRPRLSPSQRMMPPHHLGYPIVAGQYDLSYATGLSSSAIVASQQASAPSLYPPARR
- the LOC127650112 gene encoding zinc finger protein 609-like isoform X1, whose protein sequence is MSLSGGTAGGKGVDSNAVDTYDSGDEWDIGVGNLIIDLDADLEKDKLEMSGTKDGGGMAAPPSAVAALPDNIKFVSPVSAPQGKESKSKSKRNKNSKDNSKSPASDGAKKEHQGRTQGEVTGATGSGNSTPGKGNEKGAKSSRGVPNSKKEKDVSSGKSKKDKSESGPVAVIAIEKEIVANAQAFGSARNTAFDNTQNADSVTEQLGNNALESVGIVSPLAIKSEPEELDGGECRALKKVKNEKMESPVSTPAPPPLHLLGNSDIASPCEQLMVRTRSVAVNTTDVALSTEPECLGPCEPGTSVNLEGIVWQETEDGMLVVNVTWRNKTYVGTLLDCTRHDWAPPRFCESPTSDLEMRNGRGRGKRMRPNSNTPINENSNNSSDNKGSNSSKTRTSSNTKGRRGSQNSSERRTPPNSNTDDIKASPSSAGKRKNKPASDMEPNSSSEDSKGTKRMRTNSNSGMMPTLPIPIIKPESLPPPLDRSCSSPVLIDCPHPNCNKKYKHINGLKYHQARAHNDDDIKLEMDGDSEYGEESSLHPEPRNCNGASITQKSSLSPARSSTPKGRGFDAQSPSPSPGKFGSKSKKKNGDAEAEICGTLMEGCEDGPCLTADETSNDGMEDRKSKKPSSGAKSDKLSQKNKSSRPMAPSLPSQQVYSLQSTSFSSGSPNHPPGMGNMLQGVPRSPQLKGIQSKLGVPGDSSPINPALSNSKDKKKKDKKKKDIGKDADSPKLPGKGGKVEDGKSPYSESSDPGSRSEGHLNGSSDPHQSRLASMKAEADKIYSFTDNAPSPSIGVASRVDGSGQPLTPLHVVTQNGADSSSVKTNSPAYSDISDAGEDGEGKVEGVKSKAEDKSIRDGAKKALFPAQASSKESSYYASYDNYYSPSYANSSPGGTTAGAPVPDSQAVKLKKEDEQESVEEKAKVEAPDERKPEVASSQPHLQQQASVIQQRSNMYMQPLYYNQYYVPPYGYPDQVYHNHLMNTNPTYRQQYEERQRLMTEQHRSAEKKPDLGVKDREASMKEDWKQKGPVPPSLTKAPSLSDLGKPQNPGKQRDSSSEPVKSVIIPKGEEAKLQPQQAEGLKMKLSEAGHHGKNDSKASVESARLGMEQAMWYRQYPESQRPPDEERDRERDRKGRDERPRLKDNSSKDENKDGTDALCPPIAEDQRSGGKDPRPNAHMPFSSPLAQHQPYLHYMHGYPFGQGYDPGHPGYRGMSSVMMPNYPGSYLPAGYPFSPYGSKMGSGEEGEKSRSSPTVSSKSASESKALDILHQHANQYKSKSPTVADKPSHERERGAGDRDRERERERERELDRPRLSPSQRMMPPHHLGYPIVAGQYDLSYATGLSSSAIVASQQASAPSLYPPARRET